The sequence GGGCCGGACAGTTAAGCATGGGATACCTAAATAAGTAGTTTCTTCTTGAACACCACCGGAATCTGTCAGTACGACGGTAGTATCATTCATAAGGGCCAGAAAATCGAGATAACCCTGGGGTTCCATTGGGAAAAAGTTGGGGGATCTGGTTATAAAATCCCTTAATCCGAATTCATCAATACGCTTAGAGGTACGTGGATGCATGGTGAAAACAACAGCTATACCCTCCGTCAATTTCGAAAGGCCACTGAGTAATTCCCTTAAATTTTCTGGACTGTCAACATTGGCCGGGCGGTGAAGAGTGGCCAACATATAAGGCCTATCCTGAAGGTTTATGTTGGCACGAATATTCCGCTGCTGTGCCTTGGTAATATTTACCACCAGACTGTCGATCATGACGTTGCCGACGAAATGAATTCGCTCGGGGCGGATACCCTCACGCTGCAAATTATCGTCTGCATCCCGCGATGGGGTGAAGAGCAGAGTCGCAATTTGATCAGTGAGCACTCGATTTATTTCTTCAGGCATAGTCATGTCATATGACCGAAGACCCGCCTCTACATGGGCAACGGCTACTCCCAATTTTGCGCAGACAAGTGTGCAAGCCAGTGTAGAGTTTACATCCCCCACCACTAATACCAAGTCGGGCCCAAGTTCTTGGACAATAGGTTCAAAAGCCAACATTACAAGCGAAGTTTGTTCGGCATGTGTTCCGGAGCCAATCTTTAAGTAAACATCTGGTTCTGGCAAATCAAGATCCTGGAAAAATATCTGGGACATGGAAAAATCGTAATGTTGTCCAGTGTGGACGAGCACCTGCTCAAAATGACCGGGGTATTTCGCCATCGTGCGCATAATGGGAGCAATCTTCATGAAATTCGGTCTTGCTCCTGCTACGTGCATTATTTTCAACATTCGCTTCTCTACAAGAAATATTCTAGTTAATTCAATAGGCGTTCTTCGTTAAAAAAAGATCGGTACACCTTCACCAGCTTTTTCTCTTCATTTTCCCAATTAAACAGACTTTCAATGACCTTCCTTCCATTCTCTCCCATTTCATTAGCGATATGATCGTTTCTTAGTAATAATTCTATCGCTCTTGCAATCTCATCAGGATCTTTTGGATCTACACAAATACCACAATTATACTTCTCAATTACGTTTTTCCAAGCTCGGAAATTAGAAGCAACTACTGGTATCCCGGCGGACATATATTCAAACATTTTCGTAGCTCGAAGATCACCATGATTTGGACATGGTAAATAAGTCAATATGCCTATTTTTGAGATACTCAATATTTCGGCTACTACATCCCTCTCGACCCAATCCCACTCCTTTACTTTATACCAGCCTTTACATTTCATGAGCTCTTCACGATATGCCTGCGAGAAATATTTCCCTGCCAGATTAAGAACAACATCTTCTATTTTTTCCAACGCCTTTAAGACTTCAAGCAAACCTCTAATCCTGGTAATGCCGCCAATGAAACATATTTCATTTTTTCTTTCCTGCCACTCAGTCTTGGTGAATAACTCATTAGCCAATGGGAAATTATGAATAATTTCAGTCATTGGATTTATCTTCTTAAATCGCTCATTTAAAAGCGGCCCAGCGGTAATTAACAAGTCAAGCTTTTTAGCAAAAGTATTTTCAAATATTAAGAATAATTTTGATAGCGGTTTCCTTAACAGCTTATTTATCCACTGTTTATTTAAAATTTGAGCAGGATAGTCTTCATGTATATCATAAATGACTTTTTTCCCCCGTACCTTGGCCAGCCATCCAGCCGGCAAGAGTTCCGGATCATGAAAATGAAAAACATCAAATCTCTGTTGGAGAGCGGCCTTCATTACCAGGCCTATGTGCCTGAACCTCAAGCCCAACGATTTCGCGCCCGCCCCCTGACTTGAACTGTTCACCGGGAGCAGCTCAACGCTCACCAGTCCGTCGGGAATTGTCGGCGTACTAGGTACTTGAACTGCGATCAGGTGGACATTGGTAACCTTGGCGAGAGACAAAGCCTCCTTGTAGTAAATGCGTACATCGTTCCAGCGATGGACAGAAGAGACCATGAGTACTTTCGCTTCACTCAGTGTCATTGGATAGCCACTAATGAACGCAGCCCCACCACCCAATCGGAGCGGGCTTTGATGAAGAACAGGCTAAAGGCCGCCAAAAGTGCAATCCCCCCAATCATTAAAGAAAACAAGCCCGAAACCAGGATACTGAGGGCGTAGAGGAACAACAGGGAAACGATAGTGGCGCCCAATACTGTCATTAGATAAGCGGGACTAAGGAGACTGATTCCGTATATCTTGTGAGCATAGTACAGGCTCCCGACGGCTGCCGTCAGCTGACCGGCGATGAAACTGAAAAGGCCGGCGTCGAGGCTCGGCAGGCCGATCGATTTAAGGCTATAGAATACCAGTAGCAAAGCCAGGGCGGCTGACATATAAGTAATCGAATTGTATCCTCTGGTCGAGGCCGCATCGATCGGGGAACGGAATGCCACAAGCAACAGATAGAAAGGCAAAGCCAGAATTATGATCTTCAGCACGCCGGCACCCGATCCGCTTTCACCTCCCAACCAGATATTCAGTATTGCCAGACTGTTCAAGGACAGAAACAACGCCAGTGGGATGCTGACAAACAGGAGCGTCTTGCCCATTACTTCCAGCCCGTGTGCAATGCGGGCCTTCTGGCCAGCCGCCAGAGCTTTCGATACCCGTGGTAAAAGGACGATTCCCAAAGGTCCCAGTACCAATAGAAAAATCCGTATCAGGCTTATTCCGGAATTGACATAAGCAATTTCAGCCTTGCTGACATTGCTAAGAATTAGCAGTGGGACGCCAGCCATAAGGATAAATTGTGCCAGAAATCCCGGAACGCGTTGGAGCCCATAAGTCAATAATTGCCATGTCTTCCGCCACTCTATGGCATAACCACCTGCCCCCATTCTGGCGATAAATACCGCCGCTGAGAAGATCATTGTTCCGAGGCCCATCCCAAATAAAAGGAACGGCACTCCTCGATCACGGAAAATGAAAAATATGGTTATCGGGACGATCCCAGTACCTGTTAACTGGAGCAGATTGGCACCGAGCATATTCAAATAACCCCGCAACAAGCCGTATGTCAGGAGCTGCATTGCGTACCCGACCGCGAAAACAAAGAATGGGAATACCAGGTGGTAGGGGAACCCCCGTAGTATGCCTAGATACGGAGCTGTAGCTGCTAGGCCGATAAGGGGAATGGTCAACAGGACAAAAAGCCATAGGACGCCAATTCCAAAAGCCCGATCATCTTCTCTGGCAAGATAGTATGGCAGCCCGAGGTTCATTCCCAAAACAAGCACACCCAGCAGTTCGAAGGCAGTACGACGAACCAGGAGAAATTCACCCAGGGCATCAATCCCCATAACTCGGGCGATAAGACCATTGAGGAGAATAACACCGGCCAGCACGCCCACACCATTAACTATCGTGATGAACACATCTACCTGAAAAGTGGACCGATGGAATAGGGGATTTATTCGCATCAGGTGCTTAATCCTCTGAATAGCCTCAACGATAAACCGTGCATTGCATAGAATGGAGTCCTATCACGAAAACGATGGCAGGGCCCTGGTTTGGGCTGTGATAATGGGGCCTGCTGATAAGACCCAGCGCATTGTATTCAATGCAGCTATCAATAGCAGCAGGGTGACAATGCCGAATTGAATTATGATTCCCACCAGACCGCCTATCGCCAATAATCCGGAAGCCACGAAAAGAAACGTATAAAGGACTAGACGAAGAAGATTCTTCCTACCCCGAATAAAGGTGATATACACACTCTGCATAACGAATCCTACTAACAGTGAACTAATCCAAACACCTCCCAAACCAAAATCAGCGTAGAGCTCTCCCCATAACATTGTTGATGCCGTGCCATTGCCGTAGACGCGATATAGGGCATCAAACAGCCAACGTGTAAAACCGACATTAGGGCCAGGCAGAAGGCCCTTCAAATCGCTGAGGATGGCTTGTCCACCGAAAAATGCGAAGTGCTCTGGAAACATCTCTAATATTGAGTATAGGACATCTACATTGACCATAAAAATCCGAGTCACGACCCAATGCATAGCGATGGCCAGATTTTCAGAACCCCTGATATAGGTGAGAGAGCTAAAGAGAGCTAATGTAACGATAGCAAAGAATAACGCATGAGCAACCCGAATCCGGCCTATATAACTAGCATAAACGACATAGTTCATAATAACGAAAAACATGAGGGGCCAGCGTTGCAGGGACATGGTCAGGAAAAAAGTCGTAATGATCCCGAGAACTATCCACAGGATAAGCAATCCTGCTCTTCGATAATGAAGATATTTAGAGCCCACATATATGGTAACAAAGGGCAGAATAACGATATAAAACTGCTGGAAATAACCTTGATAAAAATATTGGCCAGCTCCTCGCCCATAGCGTGAATATTCGGCCCGGGCAGTCACTGCCAATTCGTACACATTTTCCCTTCCCTGAGCCATCAACGCTTCTATGAGAGGTAGTGTCCCTCGGCTATACATAAACCACATGGACATGAACAAGGCCACTATTCCAACCAGAGCAATGAATATGGTATCACCTGGTAGGTCGTGCACATCCCTCCAAGGAGTACGCCGGAAAAGGTTCAATTCTCTACGTGGAGAAAACCTGAAGGAAATGGCTGCGAACAAAACCCCCAGCACAAGGGCCAGAATCCCCATATGGATGACCAGATAAAAGGTGTAATTACGGTCGCCGCCGCCATAACTCACACCTTCGCCATTACTGAAGAAAAGAATTAGCCCGCCGATGTAGGTGAAGATAGTAAATAATAAAAAGAAGAGGGTAGTAGGAGTAATAATGAGGCCCCCGGCCTGCCGCACCAGTACATATGCCGACAATCCGTAGATGACAAGGGAAAGAATTAACAGCACCGTATCTTCCCCCAGACCTAGGATCAAACAACCCAGGAAGCCAAGAACAAGAGATGCCAGAAGAACCCAGCGGCTAACCGGCAATGCAGCCTGCTGTCGCTGATTGATCCTTTCAGGTATTCCGGTGATGATCACCTTTTTCGCTTCATCCATCGGGTTAATTCCCGGTATTGCTCCGGGTGTTCAATCTTCGTGCGGCGGAAAAAGTCCAAAACGAAGGCAATGATCACCG is a genomic window of Candidatus Neomarinimicrobiota bacterium containing:
- the wecB gene encoding non-hydrolyzing UDP-N-acetylglucosamine 2-epimerase encodes the protein MLKIMHVAGARPNFMKIAPIMRTMAKYPGHFEQVLVHTGQHYDFSMSQIFFQDLDLPEPDVYLKIGSGTHAEQTSLVMLAFEPIVQELGPDLVLVVGDVNSTLACTLVCAKLGVAVAHVEAGLRSYDMTMPEEINRVLTDQIATLLFTPSRDADDNLQREGIRPERIHFVGNVMIDSLVVNITKAQQRNIRANINLQDRPYMLATLHRPANVDSPENLRELLSGLSKLTEGIAVVFTMHPRTSKRIDEFGLRDFITRSPNFFPMEPQGYLDFLALMNDTTVVLTDSGGVQEETTYLGIPCLTVRPTTERPVTVELGTNRLIGCAQDEIVAAVEAIVNGPKNQGRIPELWDGHAAERIVKVLDEYVR
- a CDS encoding glycosyltransferase family 4 protein, translated to MTLSEAKVLMVSSVHRWNDVRIYYKEALSLAKVTNVHLIAVQVPSTPTIPDGLVSVELLPVNSSSQGAGAKSLGLRFRHIGLVMKAALQQRFDVFHFHDPELLPAGWLAKVRGKKVIYDIHEDYPAQILNKQWINKLLRKPLSKLFLIFENTFAKKLDLLITAGPLLNERFKKINPMTEIIHNFPLANELFTKTEWQERKNEICFIGGITRIRGLLEVLKALEKIEDVVLNLAGKYFSQAYREELMKCKGWYKVKEWDWVERDVVAEILSISKIGILTYLPCPNHGDLRATKMFEYMSAGIPVVASNFRAWKNVIEKYNCGICVDPKDPDEIARAIELLLRNDHIANEMGENGRKVIESLFNWENEEKKLVKVYRSFFNEERLLN